From one Halosimplex rubrum genomic stretch:
- a CDS encoding transcription initiation factor IIB — translation MSDSRLRTQRTDVQEDESTEERTDEACPECSGHLVMDEERGETVCEECGLVVETDEIDRGPEWRAFDASEKDEKSRVGAPTTNMMHDKGLSTNIDWRDKDAYGNSLSSNQRQKMQRLRKWNERFRTRDSKERNLKQALGEIDRMASALGLPENVRETASVIYRRALDENLLPGRSIEGVSTAAVYAAARQAGVPRSLDEINEVSRVEKSEIARTYRYVIRELGLEVAPADPESYVPRFASALELSDEAEHRARKLLQNAKEQGVHSGKSPVGLAAAAVYAAALLTNEKTTQAAVSEVADISEVTIRNRYHELLEAEQGLPAV, via the coding sequence ATGAGCGACTCTCGACTCAGAACCCAGCGAACAGACGTACAGGAAGACGAATCGACCGAGGAGCGGACCGACGAGGCCTGCCCCGAATGTTCCGGTCACCTCGTGATGGACGAGGAGCGCGGCGAGACGGTCTGCGAGGAGTGCGGGCTGGTCGTCGAGACCGACGAGATCGACCGCGGGCCCGAGTGGCGCGCCTTCGACGCCAGCGAGAAAGACGAGAAGTCCCGCGTCGGCGCGCCGACGACGAACATGATGCACGACAAGGGCCTCTCGACCAACATCGACTGGCGCGACAAGGACGCCTACGGCAACTCCCTGTCGTCGAACCAGCGCCAGAAGATGCAGCGCCTGCGCAAGTGGAACGAGCGGTTCAGAACTCGCGACTCCAAGGAGCGCAACCTCAAGCAGGCGCTGGGCGAGATCGACCGCATGGCCTCGGCCCTGGGCCTGCCCGAGAACGTCCGCGAGACCGCCTCGGTCATCTACCGCCGCGCGCTCGACGAGAACCTCCTCCCGGGCCGCTCCATCGAGGGCGTCTCGACGGCCGCCGTCTACGCCGCCGCCCGGCAGGCCGGCGTCCCGCGCAGCCTCGACGAGATCAACGAGGTCTCCCGCGTCGAGAAGTCGGAGATCGCCCGCACCTACCGTTACGTCATCCGCGAACTCGGCCTGGAGGTCGCGCCGGCCGACCCCGAGAGCTACGTGCCACGGTTCGCCTCCGCGCTCGAACTCTCCGACGAGGCCGAACACCGCGCGCGCAAGCTCCTCCAGAACGCCAAGGAGCAGGGCGTCCACTCCGGGAAGTCCCCCGTGGGTCTGGCCGCCGCGGCCGTCTACGCCGCCGCCCTGCTGACCAACGAGAAGACCACCCAGGCCGCCGTCAGCGAGGTCGCCGACATCTCCGAAGTGACCATCCGGAATCGCTACCACGAACTGCTCGAGGCCGAGCAGGGCCTCCCCGCGGTCTGA
- a CDS encoding methyl-accepting chemotaxis protein, translating to MASDSGDLGTEALDVHSEAGDMTVDELGTAIDELLRASESVSQSSQQISDLANEQSENMREVASEVSNLSATVEEVASSASQVRQVSTEARDLADDGREMADDAIDAMESVDEANSEVSEDVRQLRDRIDEIDEIVEVINDIADQTNMLALNASIEAARAGEAGEGFAVVADEVKSLAEESQQNATEIEQLVSNIKSDTESTVDSIEHANEQVEEGIDQVDDTVDVLREIDAAVEEAAQGAQEVASATDEQAASTEEVASMVDSTAESAEEVAGEIERIAAANQQQTAQINEIQSLIEDLQR from the coding sequence ATGGCTTCCGATTCCGGTGACCTCGGCACCGAGGCACTCGACGTACACTCCGAGGCAGGGGACATGACCGTCGACGAGCTGGGGACCGCGATCGACGAGTTGCTCCGCGCTTCCGAGAGCGTCTCCCAGAGCTCCCAGCAGATCAGCGACCTCGCCAACGAACAGTCCGAGAACATGCGCGAGGTCGCCAGCGAGGTGTCCAACCTCAGCGCGACCGTCGAGGAGGTCGCCTCCAGCGCGAGCCAGGTCCGACAGGTCAGCACCGAGGCCCGCGACCTCGCCGACGACGGCCGCGAGATGGCCGACGACGCCATCGACGCCATGGAGTCCGTCGACGAGGCCAACAGCGAAGTGTCCGAGGACGTGCGCCAGCTTCGCGACCGCATCGACGAGATCGACGAGATCGTCGAGGTGATCAACGACATCGCCGACCAGACGAACATGCTCGCGCTCAACGCCTCGATCGAGGCCGCTCGCGCCGGCGAGGCCGGCGAGGGCTTCGCCGTCGTCGCCGACGAGGTCAAGAGCCTCGCCGAGGAGTCCCAGCAGAACGCCACCGAGATCGAACAGCTCGTCTCGAACATCAAGAGCGACACCGAGAGCACCGTCGACAGCATCGAGCACGCCAACGAGCAGGTCGAGGAGGGCATCGATCAGGTCGACGACACCGTCGACGTGCTCCGGGAGATCGACGCCGCCGTCGAGGAGGCGGCCCAGGGCGCCCAGGAGGTCGCCAGCGCCACCGACGAACAGGCCGCCTCCACCGAGGAGGTCGCCTCGATGGTCGACTCCACCGCCGAGAGCGCCGAGGAGGTCGCCGGCGAGATCGAACGTATCGCGGCCGCCAACCAGCAACAGACCGCCCAGATCAACGAGATCCAGAGCCTCATCGAGGACCTGCAGCGGTAG
- a CDS encoding glycosyltransferase family 4 protein, producing MRVSHYFEGEGVVTGGFAQSVNNQREVMDRHGIDYTTEPTLDCDLLHLNNAGPQSIYYAKRARRRGIPVLFHTHNTAADFRDSFVFSNALARPLKPFLAYTYGLADHLVCPSEHNRDVIAGYTDTPSTVISNGFDGGRFDGWDDPDLRAEYLERYDLEPPVVFMFGHVIKRKGLDTFVEVARRLPEYDFAWFGYLNPTGGTLDRFLQPRETRKLVADSPDNCTFTGYIEDPRGAPAAGDVFFWPSRNENEGMALLEAMHCGKPPVVRSIPTYEWLDDGGDCRKAETADEFVDAITDLCEDEAERERIGANAAETTERFTLEAVGEQLVTLYDELVSGPTNERTPTG from the coding sequence ATGAGAGTCAGCCACTACTTCGAGGGCGAGGGCGTCGTCACCGGCGGGTTCGCCCAGTCGGTCAACAACCAGCGCGAGGTCATGGACCGCCACGGCATCGACTACACGACCGAGCCGACGCTGGACTGTGACCTGCTGCATCTCAACAACGCCGGGCCGCAGTCGATCTACTACGCCAAGCGCGCCCGCCGGCGGGGGATCCCCGTCCTCTTTCACACCCACAACACCGCCGCCGACTTCCGGGACAGCTTCGTCTTCTCGAACGCGCTCGCCCGGCCGCTGAAACCGTTCCTCGCCTACACCTACGGACTGGCCGACCACCTGGTCTGTCCCTCCGAACACAACCGGGACGTGATCGCGGGCTACACCGACACGCCGTCGACGGTCATCTCCAACGGGTTCGACGGCGGCCGTTTCGACGGCTGGGACGACCCCGACCTGCGCGCGGAGTATCTGGAGCGCTACGATCTGGAGCCGCCGGTCGTGTTCATGTTCGGCCACGTGATCAAGCGCAAGGGACTCGATACGTTCGTCGAGGTCGCCCGCCGGCTCCCCGAGTACGACTTCGCCTGGTTCGGCTATCTGAATCCCACCGGCGGAACGCTCGACAGGTTCCTCCAGCCCCGCGAGACCCGCAAACTCGTCGCGGACTCGCCCGACAACTGCACCTTCACGGGGTACATCGAGGACCCCCGCGGGGCGCCCGCGGCGGGCGACGTGTTCTTCTGGCCTTCCCGCAACGAGAACGAGGGGATGGCGCTGCTGGAGGCGATGCACTGCGGCAAGCCGCCGGTCGTCCGGTCGATTCCGACCTACGAGTGGCTGGACGACGGCGGAGACTGCCGGAAAGCCGAGACGGCCGACGAGTTCGTCGACGCGATCACCGACCTCTGCGAGGACGAGGCCGAACGCGAGCGTATCGGCGCCAACGCCGCCGAGACGACCGAGCGGTTCACCCTGGAGGCCGTCGGCGAGCAGCTCGTCACGCTCTACGACGAACTCGTGAGCGGACCGACGAACGAGCGGACGCCGACGGGGTGA
- a CDS encoding ABC transporter substrate-binding protein, whose protein sequence is MGTTIGLLAGCTGDSGEAPTETEAGSETAATNTETSGGTDAVEGDGGESATQAEDGYTVSMEPMGPVTFDGPPEDWVALLPSYADMGIALDAGQTLGIQLPYRYASHFYDELPGVEYDPDAVTTLYQDGVDKERIYELDADVHFMEPNQLIHWYGWDEGDVEEIASNVGPFFGNFIRRRSDAWHDYPYYSLYGAFRKIAKVFDREERYRQFKSFHDEFLTDVQERLPEETPEAALLYPADEPPETFYPYQLYDGGVGKKQWRDLRLRDAFEGTDVGHYSGDTSLEVDFETLLDIDPDVLLIRGQEERDRAAFEEHVVEPLADHALGSELTAVRNGSVYQGGYLDQGPIINLFQTELAAQRIFADEFSEDRLFDRQRLANIITGET, encoded by the coding sequence ATGGGAACGACGATCGGACTCCTCGCCGGCTGCACCGGTGATAGCGGCGAGGCACCGACCGAGACCGAAGCCGGGTCCGAAACGGCGGCGACGAACACGGAGACCAGCGGCGGGACCGACGCCGTCGAGGGCGACGGCGGCGAGTCAGCGACTCAGGCCGAGGACGGCTACACCGTCTCGATGGAACCGATGGGACCGGTCACCTTCGACGGGCCGCCGGAGGACTGGGTGGCGTTGCTGCCGAGTTACGCCGATATGGGGATAGCGCTGGACGCCGGGCAGACGCTCGGTATCCAGTTACCCTACCGGTACGCCAGCCACTTCTACGATGAACTCCCCGGCGTCGAGTACGACCCCGACGCAGTGACGACACTGTATCAGGACGGGGTCGACAAGGAGCGGATCTACGAACTCGACGCCGACGTCCACTTCATGGAACCCAACCAGCTGATCCACTGGTACGGCTGGGACGAGGGGGACGTCGAAGAGATAGCGAGCAACGTCGGCCCGTTCTTCGGGAACTTCATCCGGCGGCGCAGCGACGCGTGGCACGACTACCCCTACTACTCGCTGTACGGCGCGTTCCGGAAGATCGCGAAGGTGTTCGACCGCGAGGAGCGCTACCGACAGTTCAAGTCGTTCCACGACGAGTTCCTGACGGACGTACAGGAGCGGCTGCCCGAGGAGACCCCGGAGGCGGCGCTCCTGTACCCGGCCGACGAGCCGCCGGAGACGTTCTACCCCTATCAGCTCTACGACGGCGGCGTCGGCAAGAAGCAGTGGCGCGATCTGCGGCTGCGGGACGCCTTCGAGGGGACCGACGTGGGCCACTACTCGGGCGACACGAGCCTGGAGGTGGACTTCGAGACGCTGCTGGACATCGACCCGGACGTGCTGTTGATCCGCGGCCAGGAGGAGCGTGACCGCGCGGCCTTCGAGGAACACGTCGTCGAGCCGCTGGCCGACCACGCGCTCGGGAGCGAACTGACCGCCGTCCGGAACGGTTCGGTCTATCAGGGGGGCTACCTCGACCAGGGTCCGATCATCAACCTCTTCCAGACCGAACTGGCCGCCCAGCGGATCTTCGCCGACGAGTTCTCCGAGGACCGACTGTTCGACCGCCAGCGCCTCGCGAACATCATCACCGGGGAGACCTGA
- a CDS encoding type I 3-dehydroquinate dehydratase, giving the protein MQIDFSSFVLAAATADLADEPAARDHADAVEFRMDFASDPLDALAGYDGESPLIATNRPTWEGGEAPDDAARLDALEVAAEHDAVGAVDLELAALESGDAAAVAEHARDHGTAVVVSTHDFEGTPHRAAMRETLAEASRWGDVAKLAVTAEGSGDVLDLLGATWDAATAGETVATMAMGEAGRHSRAVAPLYGSRIGYAPVDPADATAPGQYDLATLSGLVERLGGE; this is encoded by the coding sequence ATGCAGATCGACTTCTCGTCGTTCGTCCTCGCGGCCGCGACCGCGGATCTAGCCGACGAACCCGCCGCGCGCGACCACGCGGACGCCGTCGAGTTTCGCATGGACTTCGCGAGCGACCCGCTGGACGCGCTCGCGGGCTACGACGGCGAGTCGCCGCTGATCGCGACCAACCGCCCCACCTGGGAGGGCGGCGAGGCGCCCGACGACGCGGCGCGCCTCGACGCCCTCGAAGTCGCCGCCGAGCACGACGCGGTCGGCGCCGTCGACCTGGAACTGGCCGCGCTGGAGAGCGGCGACGCCGCCGCCGTCGCCGAACACGCTCGCGACCACGGGACCGCCGTGGTCGTCTCGACGCACGACTTCGAGGGGACGCCCCACCGGGCGGCGATGCGGGAGACGCTCGCCGAGGCGAGCCGCTGGGGCGACGTGGCGAAGCTGGCGGTGACCGCCGAGGGGAGCGGCGACGTGCTGGACCTGCTGGGTGCGACCTGGGACGCGGCCACGGCCGGCGAGACGGTCGCGACGATGGCGATGGGCGAGGCCGGCCGCCACTCCCGAGCGGTCGCGCCGCTGTACGGCTCGCGGATCGGCTACGCGCCGGTCGACCCCGCCGACGCGACCGCGCCCGGCCAGTACGACCTGGCGACGCTCTCCGGGCTGGTCGAGCGACTGGGCGGCGAGTGA
- a CDS encoding zinc ribbon domain-containing protein, translated as MLAVALAFLYPGLGHVYLREWLRALVWFFLNVTSFTLLMPPDAVPESFGWSELVAAAENVTPEAALALAAITVFSMVDAYWMAKRQNTETEPEVDEGTTCPNCGRDVDPDLEFCHWCTERLNPESESESESDDAGANA; from the coding sequence TTGCTGGCAGTCGCCCTCGCGTTTCTCTATCCCGGGCTCGGGCACGTCTACCTGCGCGAGTGGCTCCGCGCGCTCGTCTGGTTCTTCCTCAACGTGACGAGCTTCACCCTGCTGATGCCTCCCGACGCCGTCCCCGAGTCGTTCGGCTGGTCGGAGCTGGTCGCCGCCGCCGAGAACGTCACGCCGGAGGCGGCGCTGGCGCTCGCCGCGATCACTGTCTTCAGCATGGTCGACGCCTACTGGATGGCCAAGCGCCAGAACACCGAGACCGAGCCCGAAGTCGACGAGGGCACGACCTGCCCCAACTGCGGCCGCGACGTCGACCCCGACCTGGAGTTCTGTCACTGGTGTACCGAGCGGCTGAACCCCGAATCCGAGTCCGAGTCCGAATCCGACGACGCCGGCGCGAACGCCTGA
- the yjjX gene encoding inosine/xanthosine triphosphatase has protein sequence MSRIAVGSENRVKVAATERVAGELFDGGAETVAVAVESGVPEQPRGRTETVTGAENRAARALETDSNADYGVGIEGGVAGLDERPGLYVIMWAAVSDGDGLERGGGPALRLPDHIAERVRAGEELGPVLDDVLGTENLKGRAGAAGVLTGGAIDRESALVHAVAGAFGPFATGLY, from the coding sequence ATGTCACGGATCGCCGTCGGGAGCGAGAACCGAGTGAAGGTCGCCGCGACGGAGCGAGTCGCGGGCGAACTGTTCGACGGCGGGGCCGAAACGGTGGCCGTCGCCGTCGAATCGGGCGTGCCCGAGCAGCCGCGGGGTCGCACGGAGACGGTGACCGGTGCGGAGAACCGCGCGGCGCGGGCGCTCGAGACCGACTCGAACGCCGACTACGGCGTCGGGATCGAGGGCGGCGTCGCGGGTCTGGACGAGCGACCAGGGCTGTACGTGATCATGTGGGCCGCTGTGTCGGACGGCGACGGTCTCGAACGGGGCGGCGGTCCCGCGCTCCGGCTCCCCGACCATATCGCCGAGCGAGTGCGTGCGGGCGAGGAACTGGGGCCGGTGCTCGACGACGTACTGGGGACCGAGAACCTCAAGGGGCGTGCGGGCGCGGCGGGCGTGCTCACCGGTGGTGCCATCGACCGCGAGTCGGCGCTCGTCCACGCTGTGGCGGGGGCGTTCGGGCCGTTCGCGACGGGGCTGTACTGA